The DNA region GGTTCGGCCACACCACCAGCTACGGCGAGCTCGCCGCCATGAGCGGTCGTCCCCATGCAGCGCGCGCCGTGGGCCGGGCCATGGCCTCCAACCGCTGGCCGCTGTTCATTCCGTGCCATCGGGTGCTCTCGGCCTCCGGCGGCCTCACTGGCTTTACCGGCGCCGGCCTGCCCATGAAACGGCTGCTGCTCGGCATCGAAGGCGCATCGTACCGCGATGAGCAGTCCGGGCGTCATTCATAAAAGGGCGCGACTGCGCAAGGATATTGACTGCGAAAAGGAAGGAGCCGGCTCCCCCGCAGATGCGGCGGATGTCCGGCTCCTTTTTGTGGAATAGCTAAACGAGGTCCAGCAGCGCGGCGACCTTGGCTGCGCTGAGCTGGTGCGCGTCTTCGGCATCCGTGGGCAGGTTGTCCAGAAACTCCGACACCTCTTCCGGATTCTGCGCATTGATGGTCGTCGGTTTTTCGCGTACTTCGCTAGCCGCCGTCTGTTGCGATTGCGACGCCCTGGCTTCGCGCGCCTTTCTCAGCTCGGCAACCCTGGCCAGGAGCTGTTCGGTCTTGCGAGTCTCGGCGCTGGTTGCTGCGGAATTATCGATACGAAACGCCATGGTGATCTCCTCGTGACTGATCGTTCGTGTCCGGGAGAAATCTATGCAATCTCTATGCAAGAAGCAGAAGGACGCCGGATTTCGGGCGATTGCGAACACAACGTTGCCTGAGCCCGGAAAAACGTTCCGCCAGGGAGTCGAGGAATCGTCACAGCGCGCGCTTTTTCTTCCCTCTTGCGATTCGACAGGCTAAAAAGAAACTATCATGACGAGCCACGTGATCCTTTTCGACATCGGAAACACCGGCATGAAGATCGGCATGGCCCCGGCCGAGCCGGGAGCCGCCATCACCGCATCCTATACCCTGCCCACGGACCCGGCCGCCACGGTGGATTCCCTGGGCCTGGCCCTGGAGGCGTCGCTCCGGCACGCCGGCGTCGGCTCCGTGGCCGCGTGCGTAGCCAGCTCCGTGGTGCCGTCCATGGACCCCATTCTGGACGCGGCCTGCGCCAAATACCTCGACTGCTCGGTCCACTTTGTGCCGGACGGCTTGCCATTCCCCATGGAGAACCGGTACGAACGCCCCCGCGAGGTAGGCGCGGACAGGCTGCTGGCGGCCTACGCCGCCGTGGAGCTGCATCCGGCGCCGGCGCACATCGTGATCGATTTTGGCACGGCCACGACATTTGACTGCGTCGTCGGCCGGGCATATCTCGGGGGGCTCATCTGCCCGGGGGTGATATCCTCATCCCGCGCCTTGGCCGGCCAGACCGCCAAGCTGCCACAGATTCGCCTTCAGGTGTTGGAAGAGGCAGAGCCCAGACCAGCCATCGGGCGCTCCACCTCCCAGAGCCTGACCCACGGAATCCTGTTCGGCTTTGCCTCCATGGTGGACGGCGTTGTGGAGCGGCTTTCCGCCATTCTGAAGGACGCTCCCTGGAACATTGCCGAGCCGCCGGCCGTGGTGGCCACGGGCGGCGTGGCCCACGCCGTGTGCCGCGTAGCCAGAACTCCCGTAATACTCGACCCGGACCTGCTGCTCTCCGGGCTGAAATCGTTGTACGACCAGGCGCCTGATTTCCGCTGACGCCTTCACAAAAAACCTTTATCAGGCTACCCAACAACAATACGTTTCTAACGCACCTTTTTCTGCAGAGAACTCAGGAGAAAGCCATGTCCATTATCGTTTCCGTCTGGGGTCGGGAGATTCTCGACTCGCGAGGCAACCCCACGGTTGAGGTTGAAGTCACTCTGGAAAACGGCGTCACAGGCCGCGCCGCCGTGCCCTCCGGCGCATCCACCGGCACCCGCGAGGCCCTGGAGCTGCGCGACGGCGACATGGAGCGCTACCTGGGCAAGGGCGTGCTCAACGCCGTGGACAATATCAATGGCGAGATCGCCGAGGCCGTGGTGGGCATGAACGCCATACGCCAGGTCTCTCTGGACAACCTGCTCATCGAGCTGGACGGCACCGAGAGCAAGGAGCGCCTGGGCGCCAACGCCATGCTCGGCGTCTCCATGGCCACCTGCCGCGCCGCAGCCAACTTCCTGGGCCTGCCGCTCTACCAGTACCTCGGCGGCGTGAACGCCAAGCTCATGCCCGTGCCCATGATGAACGTCATCAACGGCGGCGCCCACGCCCCCAACAACCTGGACATCCAGGAGTTCATGCTCATGCCCATCGGCGCGGAGACCTTTGCTGAAGCCCTGCGCATGGGTTCCGAGACCTTCCATGCCCTCAAGAAAATCCTGGCCAAGGACGGCCACGTGACCTCCGTGGGCGACGAAGGCGGCTTCGCTCCCAACCTGAAGAGCCACGAGCAGGCCTTCGAGTACATGATGAAGGCCATCGAGGCCGCCGGCTACAACCCGGGCAACGACATTGCCCTGGCCATCGACGCCGCGGCGTCCGAGTTCTACAAGGACGGCAAGTACGTGCTGGCCGGCGAGAACAAGACCATGGGCGTGGACGAGCTCATCGAGTTCTACGCCAAGCTGGCCGAGCAGTTCCCGCTCATCTCCATCGAGGACGGCCTGGCCGAAGGCGACTGGGACGGCTGGGAGAAGTTCACCGGCGAGCTCGGCGACTCCCTGCAGCTCGTGGGCGACGACATCTTCGTCACCAATCCCGAGATCCTGGCCGAGGGCATCGAGCGCGAGGTCTGCAACTCCATCCTCATCAAGCTCAACCAGATCGGCACCGTGACCGAAACCCTGGACACCATCGAGATGGCCAAGACCTCGGCCTACACCACGGTGGTCTCCCACCGCTCCGGCGAGACCGAGGACAGCTTCATCGCCGACCTGGCCGTGGCCGTGAACGCCGGCCAGATCAAGACCGGTTCCCTCTCCCGCAGCGACCGCCTGGCCAAGTACAACCAGCTCCTGCGCATCGAGGAGGAGCTGGAGGACGACGCTTTCTACTTCGGTCCGGTCATTGCCGACCACTTCGGCTACCTTGAGTACGACGAAGAAGACTAAAGCACTCTGACCACGGCCGGAGGGCGCGCAGCCTTCCGGCCGTTTTTTCTTTGACGCAAGACTGTACGGAGATCTTTCATGATTCTGCTCGACGGCAAGGCGACGGCCCAGACAATCCGCGAGGAAATCGCCGCCGAAATCCAGACCCTGACCGCCGCCGGCAACCGCCAGCCCGGCCTGCACGTCATCCTTGTGGGTGACGATCCCGCTTCCGCCATCTACGTGCGCAACAAGGAACGCGCCTGCGAGGCCGCCCACATCGCCTCCGAGGCGCACCGCCTGCCCGCCTCCACCACGCAGGTGGAGCTCGCCTCCCTCATCCAGCAGCTCAACGAGCGCGAGGACGTGGACGGCATCCTCTTGCAGCTGCCCCTGCCCAAGCACCTGGACGCCACCCCCTTGCTGGAGGCCATCGATCCATCCAAGGATGTGGACGGCTTCCACCCCATGAATGTGGGCAACCTGGTGCTCGGCCGCGAAGGCTTCCGCTCCTGCACGCCTGCCGGCGTCATGGTGCTGCTGGAGCGCTACGGCCTCTCCCCAGCCGGCAAGCACGCCGTGGTTATCGGCCGCTCCAACATCGTGGGCAAGCCTTTGTCCATCATGCTGGGCCTGCCCGGCCCCATGGGCAACGCCACGGTCACCCTGTGCCACTCCCGCACGCCGGACCTGGGTGCGGTCATCCGCCAGGCCGACTTCGTCTTTGCCGCCGTGGGCCGGGCCAGGCTCGTGACCGCGGACATGGTCAAGGACGGCGCGGTGGTCGTGGACGTGGGCATGAACCGCACCGACGAGGGTCTGTGCGGCGACGTGGACTTCGAGGGACTGAAGGACAAGGTTAGCGCCATGACGCCCGTTCCTGGCGGCGTGGGCCCCATGACCATTGCCCAGCTTCTGGCCAACACGCTGATTGCATACAAGCGCCGCATCGGCGTGGCCTAGGGCTTCGCTCCCATGTCACGCAATGTCGACCTCAGCGCGCTGGAGGGCTTCAGCCGCGAGGAGCTGCTCGACTACATCGGCTCGGTGCTCTGGCAGTTCCGGCTCGTGGACGCCTTCTGGTTCCTGCGCGCCGAGGAGCGCTATGGTCTGCCGGACGCCGAGCGGCTCAACGAAGAGGTCTGGGCCATCATCGGCAAGCTCGCCGCGCGGGACATCAAGGCGCGCTTCGGCGCGTCCCACGGTATTGATGACGGCGGCCTGGAAGGCTTTGCCCGCGCCTTTGCCCTCTTTCCCTGGGCACCTCTGGCCGGGCACGAGCTCAAGCCCATGGACGACGGCTCCCTGGAGCTGACCATGGCGGAGTGCCCACCCCACGCGGCCCGGCGCAAGCACTGCAAGACGCCGTACGCATGCAAGCACATGCATGTTGGCGAGTTCGCAGCCTTCACCCAGGAGATCGATCCGCGCATCCGCGTGGAGTGCCTATTTGCGCCGCCCGATCCGCCCGAGGCCAAGCCCAAGGGTTACGAGCATCTGGAGTGCGCCTGGCGCTTCTATCTGGATGAAGACGCCGATACCGCCACGGCTGCCGAAGCAGGGGCGTCGGAGTAGCGCGCATGGCCAAAAAAATCCGCGCCGATCAGCTCGCCTTTGAGCAAGGGCTTGCCGAAAGCCGAGAGCGCGCCAAGCGGCTCGTCATGGCCGGCCAGATCCTGCTGGTCACCGGCAACGGCCTGACCGAGCCCGTGGCCAAGCCCGGCCAGCAGCTCTCCCCGGAGGCCGAGCTCCTGCTCAAGCAAGCGCCGCGATTCGTCTCTCGCGGAGGAGAGAAGCTCGCAACAGCCATCGACGCCTTCAGCCTGGACGTTGCCGGTCACGTCTGCCTGGACGCCGGCGCCTCCACCGGCGGGTTCGTGGACTGCCTGCTGCAAAACGGCGCGGCGCGCGTCTACGCCGTGGACGTGGGCAAGAACCAGCTCCACGAAAAGCTCCTGCAGGACGGACGCGTCATCGCCATGGACGGCGTGAACCTGCGCTACGCCCCGCCGGAGCTATTACCCGAAGGGGTGGACCTCATCGTGGCGGACCTCTCCTTCATCTCCCTGACCATGGCCCTGCCCGGCATCGCCGGGTTCCTGCGGCCCGGCGGCGCCATCGTCACGCTCATCAAGCCGCAGTTCGAGGTCGGGCCCGGCCGCACGGACAAGGGCGTGGTGCGCGACGAGGCTCTGCGCGACGAGACCGTGCAGGGCGTGCTGACCTGGGCCGAGTCCCGCGGCTTGCAGGTGCAGGGCTGCGTGCCCTCGCGCATCAAGGGGCCCAAGGGCAACCAGGAGTACCTGGCCCACCTGATCCTTCCTTAGCTGTCGTTATCTCAGGATTGCCGATCCATTCCGGCCAGCGCCAGACACCGCTCGTACTCGCTTCCCAGCGCCTCGCCCCACGACGGCGGCGCTTCAGTCTCGAAGTCCTCGATGCGTAGCTGAGCGCAGTGCAGGAACAGAATTCCGGTGGGATGGTCGCCTGCCCCGTACACAGGGTCGCCCACGATAGGCAGCCCTGCCGCGGCGGCGTGGACGCGTATCTGATGCCGTGCGCCGCGGGCGATGTTCGCCTGGACAAGCAATGCTTCCTCATCGCCCAGGAGGAGCGACCCCAGCACCGTGAACCGCGTCCAGCGCGCCGGGTCCGGATCGTCCGCCTCCAGCGCACGGACCCGCATGCGGTTGGCCATGTCTAAAGCCTTTTTGATGACATGCCCGCTCCCGGCCGGGAGCTTCGCGGCGTTCTCCGGCGCGGCGAGCAGGAGGTACGTCTTGCCCACCTCGCCAGCCCCCTCCAATGTCCGGAACCGCGCCACGGCCTCCGTGCCCTGCGCCGCAGCCACCAGACCGGAGACGTCGCGGTCCAGCCGGCTCACCAGTTGCCACGCCTCTTTTTGACCTAACGCCGCGTTCTCTGCGGCACGCGTCTGCGCATCGAGCTCCGCGCACAAGCGGTCCAGCCCCGGACGCGCACCACCGGCCAGGGTTTCGCTGTCCAGCCCGGCCGGTTTGTACAGCGCCGCCCACGGCCGAGACACCGCGTGGATGCTCGCTCCCTTAGTCTCCGCGGCGACCTCTGCCTCTGCCGGCTCCGCCGCCGTCAGGGTCTCGCCCGCCCGCACCTTGTACGCCGGCCCGCGGACCACGCCGTCCACCCGGATGTCCCAGGATGAAACGAGCCGCCGCCTGTGGCGCAGGCTCGTTTCCGGAAACAACAGCAGCAACGCCTTATCCAGCCGCTGCCCTGCGTATTCTTCTGGAATTATGGTTGATTTCATTTTGTAATACTTTTTGTATACGAGGACTTTCCATGGGGACTCCGTCCCCAAGCCCCTGCCAGGGGAACACGGTTCCCCTGGACCCCAGATCTGGGGCCCGGGGACCATTGGTCCCCGGCGGGTGCCCGAGGGCAGAGCCCTCGGAACAACCTGCGCGATTAACTTCTACAATAAAAAGGCGCGACTCCAAAGCGGAGCCGCGCCGTGTAGGGTCGGATGGTGCGATGCTGCGCGTTAGAAGCCCAGCTTGTAGCTGTCCACGAAGGCGGACATGCGCTCTCTACCCTTGTTGAAGCGGTCTTTGAGAGCGGCGCGGTAGCCGTCCATG from Oceanidesulfovibrio marinus includes:
- a CDS encoding type III pantothenate kinase → MTSHVILFDIGNTGMKIGMAPAEPGAAITASYTLPTDPAATVDSLGLALEASLRHAGVGSVAACVASSVVPSMDPILDAACAKYLDCSVHFVPDGLPFPMENRYERPREVGADRLLAAYAAVELHPAPAHIVIDFGTATTFDCVVGRAYLGGLICPGVISSSRALAGQTAKLPQIRLQVLEEAEPRPAIGRSTSQSLTHGILFGFASMVDGVVERLSAILKDAPWNIAEPPAVVATGGVAHAVCRVARTPVILDPDLLLSGLKSLYDQAPDFR
- the eno gene encoding phosphopyruvate hydratase, producing the protein MSIIVSVWGREILDSRGNPTVEVEVTLENGVTGRAAVPSGASTGTREALELRDGDMERYLGKGVLNAVDNINGEIAEAVVGMNAIRQVSLDNLLIELDGTESKERLGANAMLGVSMATCRAAANFLGLPLYQYLGGVNAKLMPVPMMNVINGGAHAPNNLDIQEFMLMPIGAETFAEALRMGSETFHALKKILAKDGHVTSVGDEGGFAPNLKSHEQAFEYMMKAIEAAGYNPGNDIALAIDAAASEFYKDGKYVLAGENKTMGVDELIEFYAKLAEQFPLISIEDGLAEGDWDGWEKFTGELGDSLQLVGDDIFVTNPEILAEGIEREVCNSILIKLNQIGTVTETLDTIEMAKTSAYTTVVSHRSGETEDSFIADLAVAVNAGQIKTGSLSRSDRLAKYNQLLRIEEELEDDAFYFGPVIADHFGYLEYDEED
- the folD gene encoding bifunctional methylenetetrahydrofolate dehydrogenase/methenyltetrahydrofolate cyclohydrolase FolD is translated as MILLDGKATAQTIREEIAAEIQTLTAAGNRQPGLHVILVGDDPASAIYVRNKERACEAAHIASEAHRLPASTTQVELASLIQQLNEREDVDGILLQLPLPKHLDATPLLEAIDPSKDVDGFHPMNVGNLVLGREGFRSCTPAGVMVLLERYGLSPAGKHAVVIGRSNIVGKPLSIMLGLPGPMGNATVTLCHSRTPDLGAVIRQADFVFAAVGRARLVTADMVKDGAVVVDVGMNRTDEGLCGDVDFEGLKDKVSAMTPVPGGVGPMTIAQLLANTLIAYKRRIGVA
- a CDS encoding DUF6125 family protein; translated protein: MSRNVDLSALEGFSREELLDYIGSVLWQFRLVDAFWFLRAEERYGLPDAERLNEEVWAIIGKLAARDIKARFGASHGIDDGGLEGFARAFALFPWAPLAGHELKPMDDGSLELTMAECPPHAARRKHCKTPYACKHMHVGEFAAFTQEIDPRIRVECLFAPPDPPEAKPKGYEHLECAWRFYLDEDADTATAAEAGASE
- a CDS encoding TlyA family RNA methyltransferase, whose amino-acid sequence is MAKKIRADQLAFEQGLAESRERAKRLVMAGQILLVTGNGLTEPVAKPGQQLSPEAELLLKQAPRFVSRGGEKLATAIDAFSLDVAGHVCLDAGASTGGFVDCLLQNGAARVYAVDVGKNQLHEKLLQDGRVIAMDGVNLRYAPPELLPEGVDLIVADLSFISLTMALPGIAGFLRPGGAIVTLIKPQFEVGPGRTDKGVVRDEALRDETVQGVLTWAESRGLQVQGCVPSRIKGPKGNQEYLAHLILP
- a CDS encoding pseudouridine synthase, whose protein sequence is MKSTIIPEEYAGQRLDKALLLLFPETSLRHRRRLVSSWDIRVDGVVRGPAYKVRAGETLTAAEPAEAEVAAETKGASIHAVSRPWAALYKPAGLDSETLAGGARPGLDRLCAELDAQTRAAENAALGQKEAWQLVSRLDRDVSGLVAAAQGTEAVARFRTLEGAGEVGKTYLLLAAPENAAKLPAGSGHVIKKALDMANRMRVRALEADDPDPARWTRFTVLGSLLLGDEEALLVQANIARGARHQIRVHAAAAGLPIVGDPVYGAGDHPTGILFLHCAQLRIEDFETEAPPSWGEALGSEYERCLALAGMDRQS